One stretch of Paenibacillus sp. AN1007 DNA includes these proteins:
- a CDS encoding glycoside hydrolase family 32 protein, which translates to MSKSEAYHLKYHITPPYGLLNDPNGLCYFEGQYHVFYQWNPFGTEHRNKSWGHVVSDDLVHWHRKKAALVPSEPYDKDGIYSGGSVVHNGKMYLFYTGNVIREDGSRASYQCAAVSEDGEQFQKLGPLFEHPAGYTRHVRDPKVWQDRAGDWWMIVGAQRENLTGDALVYKSGDLIHWSLQGSFLEQESPFGYMWECPDVLQFPEQDVFVFSPQGLREEGDKYRNPNQSGYIVGHISDEGRFSGSLSEFEELDHGFDFYAPQAFRTEDRIIMFGWMSAMTEEAERAVPTIQEGWVHTLTLPREMVMREGTLRQQPIPELQALRSDESQHKVHGGGQWNLPSLSSEILIRFTEPSKDFCIVIRKAVRIEFEHEHRRVTVWRTNWLTGEKENRSTVLCHIPSVMQIYVESSSIELFVNEGEDVFSLRYFTDDTAELSLALESEGVEAELQVYALQKSID; encoded by the coding sequence ATGAGTAAAAGTGAAGCTTATCATCTAAAGTATCACATTACTCCGCCGTACGGTCTGCTGAATGATCCCAACGGTCTGTGCTATTTTGAGGGGCAGTATCATGTGTTCTATCAGTGGAATCCGTTCGGGACAGAACATAGAAATAAAAGTTGGGGTCATGTTGTGTCTGACGATCTTGTCCACTGGCATCGAAAAAAAGCGGCTTTGGTTCCTTCGGAACCTTATGACAAGGACGGAATCTACTCCGGCGGGAGCGTTGTGCATAACGGGAAGATGTATTTGTTCTACACGGGCAACGTGATCCGTGAGGATGGAAGCAGAGCGAGTTATCAGTGCGCCGCAGTCTCTGAGGACGGAGAACAGTTTCAGAAGCTGGGCCCGCTCTTTGAGCATCCTGCAGGGTATACAAGACATGTTCGCGATCCGAAAGTATGGCAGGACCGGGCCGGGGATTGGTGGATGATCGTAGGTGCCCAGCGAGAGAATCTCACAGGAGATGCACTGGTATACAAATCAGGAGATCTAATCCATTGGTCACTCCAAGGTTCCTTTCTGGAGCAGGAAAGTCCCTTCGGTTATATGTGGGAATGTCCGGATGTTTTGCAGTTCCCGGAGCAGGATGTGTTTGTATTTTCACCCCAAGGTCTGCGTGAAGAAGGGGATAAATACAGAAATCCGAACCAATCCGGATATATCGTTGGTCACATTTCAGACGAAGGGAGATTCTCGGGCAGTTTGTCTGAATTTGAAGAACTGGATCACGGGTTTGATTTCTATGCACCCCAGGCATTCCGGACAGAAGACCGAATCATCATGTTTGGGTGGATGAGTGCGATGACCGAAGAGGCAGAGCGAGCCGTGCCAACCATACAAGAAGGATGGGTTCATACCCTTACCCTTCCAAGAGAAATGGTGATGAGAGAAGGGACCCTGCGGCAGCAGCCAATACCAGAGCTGCAGGCGCTAAGAAGCGATGAATCCCAGCATAAAGTTCACGGCGGGGGGCAGTGGAATCTTCCTTCGCTTTCATCCGAAATTCTCATTCGATTCACGGAGCCGTCCAAAGATTTTTGCATCGTCATTCGCAAAGCCGTTCGTATTGAATTTGAACATGAACATCGTCGTGTAACGGTCTGGAGAACGAACTGGTTGACCGGAGAGAAGGAGAATCGCAGCACGGTGCTGTGTCACATCCCTTCAGTGATGCAGATCTATGTGGAAAGCTCCAGCATCGAGCTTTTTGTGAACGAAGGCGAGGACGTATTCTCGTTGCGATATTTCACGGACGATACTGCTGAGCTCAGCCTGGCCTTGGAATCCGAAGGCGTGGAAGCGGAGTTACAAGTGTATGCACTGCAGAAAAGTATAGATTAG
- a CDS encoding PTS glucose transporter subunit IIA, with protein sequence MFSWGKNKKTLEALEILAPIPGEVKLLSEVPDPAFAGGHMGEGAAIEPAEGRVYAPFDGKVAHVMDKSKHAVILEHKSGIQVLIHVGIETVSLKGEGFTVHVKNGAKVRQGQLLLEFDIQTIKAAGLSVMSPIIVPEGLEAAARVDVHDPQKRTSPDDPIMTVHLKSS encoded by the coding sequence ATGTTCTCATGGGGAAAAAACAAAAAGACACTGGAGGCACTGGAAATCCTGGCTCCAATTCCTGGTGAAGTAAAGTTATTAAGCGAAGTGCCTGACCCCGCATTTGCTGGCGGTCATATGGGAGAGGGAGCAGCGATTGAGCCTGCCGAAGGCCGTGTGTACGCCCCGTTTGACGGGAAAGTCGCTCACGTGATGGACAAAAGCAAACATGCGGTTATCCTTGAACATAAGAGCGGCATTCAGGTTCTTATTCACGTGGGCATTGAAACCGTGTCCCTTAAGGGAGAGGGCTTCACCGTACATGTTAAAAACGGGGCGAAAGTCAGACAGGGACAGCTGCTGCTTGAGTTTGATATACAGACGATTAAGGCTGCGGGTCTGTCCGTAATGAGTCCGATTATTGTACCGGAAGGACTGGAAGCTGCAGCCCGGGTAGACGTTCACGACCCTCAGAAGCGTACAAGCCCGGATGATCCAATAATGACTGTGCATCTGAAGTCATCATAA
- a CDS encoding AraC family transcriptional regulator, which translates to MKKIYEHIEIDRKKLINLFVFEASDTERVIPMHFHSNMELIYCISGSLRVWHEGKVTTLRNQDVMFINSNIPHSTQSLTENRVLVLQFPESFFANEQVMIQLNTAEQHPEEAVLAHLRALLMEIYHLHLSTGMYDYILTQSRVLELKYELVEHFGRASQVSSAVNTVKQQRIQTILDFIKAHYTENISLAETAHICGYSGAYLSRMFHEYTGQTFTEYKQILCLEKAIELLDTTDKSLTEISYETGFPNVKSFRKAFKEVMGKTPYEYKKSTVMY; encoded by the coding sequence ATGAAAAAAATATATGAGCATATTGAAATAGATCGCAAAAAATTAATTAATCTCTTTGTCTTCGAAGCCAGCGACACCGAGCGGGTTATTCCTATGCATTTTCACAGCAATATGGAACTGATCTACTGTATTAGCGGAAGCTTGAGAGTGTGGCATGAAGGTAAGGTCACCACGCTGCGCAATCAGGATGTCATGTTTATCAACAGCAATATCCCGCATTCCACGCAAAGTCTGACGGAGAACCGTGTGCTTGTTCTTCAATTTCCCGAGTCTTTTTTTGCTAACGAGCAGGTGATGATCCAGTTGAATACGGCGGAACAACATCCGGAGGAGGCGGTTCTGGCTCATCTGAGGGCTCTGCTGATGGAAATATACCATCTGCATCTATCGACAGGCATGTACGATTATATTTTGACGCAGAGCAGAGTGCTTGAACTGAAGTATGAACTGGTTGAACATTTTGGCCGGGCATCCCAGGTTTCGTCTGCCGTAAATACGGTGAAGCAGCAGCGTATCCAAACGATTCTGGATTTCATCAAAGCACATTATACCGAGAATATCAGTTTGGCTGAAACAGCTCATATATGTGGTTATTCCGGGGCTTATCTGTCCAGAATGTTTCACGAGTATACAGGTCAGACTTTTACCGAGTACAAGCAGATTCTGTGTTTGGAAAAGGCGATTGAACTGCTGGATACAACGGATAAGTCACTCACCGAGATTTCATATGAGACCGGATTCCCTAATGTGAAGTCTTTCCGAAAAGCATTTAAAGAGGTCATGGGCAAAACGCCTTATGAATATAAAAAGTCAACAGTCATGTACTAG
- a CDS encoding YafY family protein: MNKTERQLAITLELQRRKVIRAEDLASLFETSVRTIYRDIQALSEAGVPIMGAPGHGYSLMEGYFLPPVSFTAEEAVSLLMGARFIEQRMDRAYGMQAQSAQRKIEAILPESVRKASSRVQETMRMLHPMEPDTTDRVKMYLNDIRNAILKQLKIRFNYLKKIPGADGKRSNQRVVSPYGLAFVRENWVLIARCELRQDIRHFRLSRMTELSVLEEEFLLPPDFDLNRYQPPDDRSEHVLIRAQFEAADKIRETLHFYIDHMEEKSNSVIFGFRVRYPEEILHHLLGLGGEIEVMEPESLRTRIREIATNMLKHY, translated from the coding sequence ATGAACAAAACGGAGCGGCAGCTTGCAATCACGCTTGAGTTACAGCGCAGGAAGGTGATAAGAGCAGAGGATTTAGCATCTCTATTTGAAACAAGTGTACGTACAATATATCGGGATATTCAGGCATTAAGTGAGGCGGGGGTCCCTATCATGGGAGCACCTGGTCATGGTTATTCGCTCATGGAAGGCTACTTCCTGCCACCTGTCAGCTTCACTGCGGAAGAAGCAGTGTCCCTGCTCATGGGAGCCAGATTCATCGAACAGAGAATGGATCGAGCCTACGGAATGCAGGCCCAGTCTGCACAGCGCAAAATCGAAGCCATTTTACCAGAATCCGTCCGTAAAGCGTCCTCGCGTGTTCAAGAAACGATGCGTATGCTTCATCCGATGGAACCGGATACGACAGATAGGGTTAAAATGTACCTTAACGATATACGTAACGCCATTTTGAAGCAGCTTAAAATCCGGTTTAACTATTTGAAAAAAATACCGGGGGCGGATGGGAAACGCTCTAATCAGCGTGTTGTTTCTCCGTACGGGCTCGCGTTTGTACGTGAGAATTGGGTGCTGATCGCAAGATGTGAGCTGAGGCAGGACATTCGCCATTTTCGATTGTCCCGCATGACAGAGCTTTCCGTGCTGGAGGAAGAGTTTCTTTTACCCCCGGATTTTGATCTGAATCGGTATCAGCCGCCGGATGATCGCAGCGAGCACGTGCTCATCCGGGCCCAATTCGAAGCTGCTGACAAGATCAGGGAGACGCTTCATTTTTATATCGATCATATGGAGGAAAAGAGCAATAGTGTGATTTTTGGCTTCCGTGTTCGTTATCCCGAGGAAATTCTGCATCATTTGCTTGGATTGGGCGGAGAGATCGAGGTGATGGAGCCGGAGTCGCTGCGTACGCGTATTCGGGAAATCGCCACAAATATGTTGAAACACTACTGA
- a CDS encoding DinB family protein has translation MRSTPEVLQSFETAVERYLAELNLLDMNDLLRKEKEEEWSIGQMYVHLIQSALFMHLRNIEQCLENGEHTLQSDAEKTELGSQVFALGQFPPVRVKVPASPQYTPLPPENKEQLVEGLDQVVDRMRSTAAVLVIEEAGGSKVLHPRLGALNAQEWFRLIAMHYQHHFLQLDRLKMNLQH, from the coding sequence ATGAGAAGTACCCCGGAAGTGCTGCAGTCTTTTGAAACCGCAGTAGAGAGATATTTGGCCGAGCTGAACCTGCTGGATATGAATGATTTGCTGAGAAAAGAGAAGGAAGAGGAATGGTCCATCGGACAGATGTACGTACATTTGATTCAATCCGCACTGTTTATGCATTTGCGCAATATTGAGCAGTGTTTGGAAAATGGAGAGCACACCTTACAATCAGACGCCGAAAAAACGGAGCTGGGCAGTCAGGTGTTTGCGTTGGGACAATTCCCTCCTGTTCGTGTTAAGGTACCGGCCTCCCCGCAGTATACACCGCTGCCGCCGGAGAATAAGGAGCAGCTGGTCGAGGGGCTTGACCAGGTTGTGGACCGGATGCGAAGTACAGCGGCTGTTCTTGTTATAGAAGAGGCTGGAGGTTCCAAAGTGCTTCATCCCCGTCTTGGAGCGTTAAATGCGCAGGAGTGGTTCCGATTAATTGCTATGCACTATCAGCATCATTTTTTACAACTGGACCGATTGAAGATGAATCTGCAGCATTAA
- a CDS encoding YdeI family protein, with protein sequence MTLQKNNPKVDEYFNKIKTWKEESVKLREIIQAFDLTEEYKWMHPCYTLNGKNVVLIHGFKAYCAILFIKGALLKDSHGLLIQQTENVQAGRQIRFTSLQQIVEQEELLKAYIREAIEVEQAGLQVEKKKTEDYTVPEELQQQFEASPAFQEAFEALTPGRQRAYLHYFSQPKQSKTKVSRIEKYMQPILEGKGLDD encoded by the coding sequence GTGACCTTGCAAAAAAACAACCCTAAAGTAGACGAGTATTTCAATAAAATCAAAACATGGAAAGAAGAATCCGTGAAGCTGAGGGAGATTATTCAGGCCTTTGACCTGACCGAAGAGTACAAATGGATGCATCCCTGCTACACGTTGAACGGGAAAAATGTAGTGCTGATCCATGGCTTCAAGGCGTACTGTGCCATTTTGTTTATCAAGGGAGCTTTGCTCAAGGATTCCCACGGTCTTTTGATTCAGCAAACGGAGAATGTACAGGCAGGGCGCCAGATTCGTTTTACCAGTCTGCAGCAGATTGTGGAGCAGGAAGAACTGCTGAAAGCATACATTCGGGAAGCGATCGAAGTTGAGCAAGCAGGTCTGCAAGTGGAGAAAAAGAAGACCGAGGACTACACGGTTCCCGAGGAACTCCAGCAGCAATTCGAGGCGAGCCCTGCCTTTCAGGAGGCATTTGAAGCGTTAACACCTGGACGCCAGCGGGCTTACCTGCATTATTTTTCACAGCCAAAGCAGTCCAAAACCAAAGTGTCGCGCATCGAAAAATATATGCAGCCAATCCTGGAAGGGAAAGGGTTAGACGATTGA
- a CDS encoding ATP-binding cassette domain-containing protein, translating into MSIIDVSGITKIYRQYKRFPGLVGSLRSLVTRQYTEEVAVRDITFSIKEGEAVGYLGPNGAGKSTMIKMMTGILVPTSGELRVMGMVPHEARQRNSQHIGVVFGQRSQLWWDLPVRDSFDLHKYIYKLSDTDFQNNLNYYTELLSLSSFMNKPVRQLSLGQRMRVEIAMALLHDPKILFLDEPTIGLDVMAKEQIREFLRMINQEKKVSIVLTTHDMKDIEEICHRMIVVNKGNMVYDGSVEQLRKTLGDQRQVIIYFREDPGLIDLPEMKLTHDEGLRKTYLFDKKDRTVFDCVNQIASKHDIEDAVIEGVDIDSVIRNLYRKLEEDDRANDA; encoded by the coding sequence ATGAGCATTATTGATGTAAGCGGTATCACCAAAATCTATCGTCAGTACAAACGATTTCCGGGATTGGTGGGCTCTCTAAGGAGTCTGGTAACCAGACAATATACGGAGGAAGTCGCAGTACGCGATATCACATTTTCAATTAAGGAAGGGGAGGCAGTAGGGTATCTGGGGCCCAACGGTGCAGGCAAGTCTACAATGATCAAGATGATGACCGGAATTCTTGTACCTACGTCGGGTGAACTGAGGGTTATGGGGATGGTCCCGCATGAAGCGAGACAGCGTAATTCTCAACATATCGGGGTAGTGTTCGGACAACGCAGTCAGTTATGGTGGGATCTGCCTGTCCGTGATTCGTTTGATCTCCATAAATACATATATAAGCTCTCTGACACCGACTTTCAGAACAATCTGAATTATTATACCGAGCTTTTATCTTTATCCTCATTCATGAACAAACCTGTACGACAATTAAGTTTGGGTCAGAGAATGCGGGTAGAAATCGCAATGGCTCTGCTGCATGATCCCAAAATTTTGTTTTTAGACGAACCGACGATCGGTCTGGATGTCATGGCTAAGGAACAGATCCGGGAGTTCCTGAGAATGATTAATCAGGAGAAGAAGGTCTCGATTGTGCTGACGACGCATGATATGAAGGATATCGAAGAGATTTGCCATCGCATGATTGTTGTGAATAAAGGCAATATGGTCTATGACGGTTCTGTCGAGCAGCTTCGGAAAACACTTGGAGATCAGCGCCAGGTCATTATCTATTTTCGTGAAGACCCCGGTCTGATTGATCTTCCCGAGATGAAGCTTACCCATGACGAAGGTCTGCGAAAGACATATCTGTTTGATAAAAAAGATAGAACCGTGTTCGATTGCGTGAACCAGATCGCGAGTAAACACGACATTGAGGATGCAGTCATTGAAGGGGTGGATATTGACTCCGTCATTCGTAATCTTTATCGGAAACTGGAAGAGGATGATCGGGCGAACGACGCGTGA
- a CDS encoding ABC-2 family transporter protein produces MKTYIMFGVKTFSNQLSYRSEVWLRLLGNFVAILILTEIWRAVLGNGEVEGVGLEQMITYSIINTLLAALLLTGISAKVDNSLKTGSIASELIKPMSYPMHLLADGLGNSLYQFLFTSLPSLLIAWIFFGFLPPASATHLLLFILALVLALTISFLLGYLISLLAFWLMNHFALNWMMGGLITIFSGAFLPLWFFPESWVTVTKMLPFLYLGYLPAAIYLGAISIQEIGISLLTGLAWSVGLTLLVYWLWNRAIHRLVVQGG; encoded by the coding sequence TTGAAAACCTATATCATGTTTGGAGTGAAAACCTTTTCGAATCAACTCTCCTATCGTTCGGAAGTGTGGCTGAGATTGTTGGGTAACTTTGTGGCCATTCTGATTCTCACAGAAATCTGGAGAGCGGTTCTGGGTAACGGGGAAGTGGAAGGCGTAGGTCTGGAACAGATGATTACATACAGCATTATCAACACGCTTCTGGCCGCTCTGCTGCTTACCGGCATTAGTGCCAAGGTGGATAACAGTCTCAAAACAGGCTCTATTGCTTCCGAGCTGATCAAACCCATGTCCTATCCTATGCATTTATTAGCCGATGGGCTGGGGAATTCGTTATATCAGTTCCTATTTACTTCGCTTCCTTCTTTACTGATCGCCTGGATTTTCTTTGGTTTTCTTCCCCCAGCTTCGGCGACTCATTTGCTGCTGTTTATCCTGGCACTGGTACTCGCTTTGACCATTTCGTTCCTGCTTGGATATCTGATTTCTCTGCTGGCTTTCTGGCTGATGAATCACTTCGCTCTGAACTGGATGATGGGCGGGCTCATCACCATTTTCTCAGGCGCTTTTTTACCCTTATGGTTTTTCCCGGAATCGTGGGTGACGGTAACTAAAATGCTTCCATTCCTCTACTTGGGCTACCTTCCTGCAGCAATCTATTTGGGAGCCATTTCGATTCAGGAGATAGGGATTTCTCTTCTTACAGGGTTGGCATGGAGTGTGGGGCTGACGCTGCTGGTGTACTGGTTATGGAATCGGGCAATCCATCGTTTGGTGGTCCAAGGTGGATAA
- a CDS encoding ABC-2 family transporter protein, translating into MTLKLFGKLVFLLTKERMEYRGDFLLSVLAQIINYTGDYIIIWLFLQKFDTLAGWTWPEIALLYSLGLFTYAIGASFSFVQMRELESQVKNGTFDAILVKPVNPYLYLVCRGFNLGYLAHVVISGSVLAWALIKLNISLSGIQILYLVLCILGGAMIQAGFMSAIGAVSFVWVRTNFLFTLFFKFKEFISYPLPVFGTFIQVLLTFILPFAFINFYPAAFLLTKETPLLSSWTMWIVPVVGPLVYWLGYHLWMRSVNRYQGAGG; encoded by the coding sequence ATGACATTGAAACTTTTCGGGAAATTGGTCTTTTTGTTAACGAAAGAAAGAATGGAGTACCGCGGGGATTTCCTGCTTTCCGTTCTGGCTCAGATCATTAATTACACCGGAGATTACATTATCATATGGCTTTTTTTGCAAAAGTTCGATACCCTCGCCGGCTGGACCTGGCCTGAGATTGCGCTGCTGTATAGTCTCGGTTTGTTCACATACGCAATTGGAGCTTCCTTTTCCTTTGTGCAGATGCGAGAGCTTGAAAGTCAGGTGAAAAATGGAACCTTTGATGCCATTCTGGTCAAACCGGTGAATCCGTATCTTTATCTGGTATGCAGAGGCTTTAACCTGGGGTACCTGGCGCATGTGGTAATCTCAGGGTCTGTGCTGGCCTGGGCTTTGATCAAACTGAACATCAGCTTATCAGGGATTCAAATATTGTACCTTGTTCTCTGCATTTTGGGAGGCGCCATGATTCAGGCCGGCTTTATGTCGGCGATCGGAGCTGTATCTTTTGTATGGGTAAGGACCAATTTCCTGTTCACGTTATTTTTCAAGTTCAAAGAATTCATCTCATACCCGTTACCTGTTTTCGGTACATTCATTCAAGTGCTGTTAACGTTTATCCTCCCGTTTGCTTTTATTAATTTCTATCCTGCAGCATTTTTGCTGACTAAGGAGACTCCTTTGCTATCATCATGGACGATGTGGATCGTACCTGTTGTTGGACCGTTAGTATATTGGCTGGGTTACCATCTGTGGATGCGGAGTGTGAACAGATATCAAGGCGCAGGCGGATAA
- a CDS encoding type II toxin-antitoxin system HicB family antitoxin: MIRTYKYYAIFNFAEDGINVSFPDLPGCFTCGDTLEEALIMAKDALGLYLKGEPVDKLPPPQTMPQLLDPNDKAYLIEVSIPY; this comes from the coding sequence ATGATTCGAACGTACAAATATTATGCCATTTTTAACTTTGCTGAGGACGGAATTAACGTTTCGTTTCCCGACCTGCCGGGCTGCTTTACTTGTGGCGATACTCTGGAAGAAGCATTAATCATGGCAAAAGATGCGCTGGGATTATATCTGAAGGGAGAACCGGTCGATAAACTCCCGCCTCCTCAGACCATGCCTCAGTTATTGGACCCAAATGATAAAGCATACTTGATCGAAGTGAGTATCCCTTATTAA
- a CDS encoding papain-like cysteine protease family protein, which yields MRSRKALLFSVFSLIFTLSFISQAYAASTNLPSYPIAKQEKDEWCWAAVSSSVLKFMANKNVYQCDFVKKAKLTSSCANEAATTVQAQGGMHKYGVSSNYYSGNLNVAQVKSQIDGGRPVYVSWKWNSPTAQTGHAVAIYGYSNTPTYTYYMHYLDPWDGVKTSMEFSKFNGGTGADRTWRWGLKDFWHYQ from the coding sequence ATGAGAAGTCGCAAAGCGCTGTTATTCTCCGTATTTTCTCTAATATTTACACTATCTTTTATATCACAGGCATATGCAGCTTCCACGAATTTACCATCATATCCAATAGCCAAACAGGAGAAGGATGAATGGTGTTGGGCAGCGGTAAGCTCAAGTGTTCTTAAATTCATGGCTAATAAGAATGTATACCAATGTGATTTCGTCAAAAAAGCAAAATTAACCAGTTCTTGTGCAAATGAAGCAGCAACTACAGTACAAGCCCAAGGAGGTATGCATAAGTATGGAGTGTCCTCCAATTATTACTCAGGTAATCTAAATGTTGCTCAAGTCAAAAGTCAAATTGATGGAGGGCGTCCTGTATATGTAAGTTGGAAGTGGAATAGTCCTACGGCACAAACTGGTCATGCAGTCGCCATATACGGATATAGTAACACACCAACGTATACGTATTATATGCATTATCTTGATCCTTGGGATGGTGTGAAAACTTCTATGGAGTTCTCGAAATTTAATGGAGGCACGGGAGCAGATAGAACATGGAGATGGGGATTAAAGGACTTTTGGCATTATCAATAA